Below is a genomic region from Delftia tsuruhatensis.
TCGCCCAGGCCAACGACAGCGCCTTCGGCCTGGCCTCGGGCGTGTGGACGGCCGACTACCCGCGCGCCTGGCGCGTGGCACGCGCGCTGGAGGCCGGCACGGTCTGGATCAACACCTACAAGCAGCTGTCGATCGCCACGCCCTTCGGTGGCTTCAAGGACAGCGGCCTGGGCCGCGAAAAGGGCGTGGGCGGCATGCGCCTGTACCAGCAGCCCAAGGGCATCTATTTCTCCATGGCATGAAAGCACCGAGCCACACCATGCACTCCGACAACAAGCACCCCATCGGCTTCATCGGCCTGGGCGTGATGGGCGAGCCCATCTGCCGCAACCTGGCGCAGAAATCCGGCGCCCCCGTGATCGCCTTCGACCTGGACCCCGCGCCCCTGCAGCGCCTGGCCGCCGATGGCGTGCAGGCCGCCGCCAGCGCGGCCGAGGTGATGGCGCGCGCCGCCACCATCTTCCTGTCCCTGCCCTCGGGCGAAGTCGTGGCCCGTCTGTGCCGCGAGCCCGGCGGGCTGCTGGAGTCGGCGCGCGCAGGCCAGACCCTCGTGGACCTGAGCACCTCCCCCGTCGACACCACGCGCGCCCTGGCCCTGGAATTCCAGGCACGCGGCGTGCAGTTTGCCGATGCGCCCGTGGCCCGCACCCGCGCCGCCGCCGAGGCCGGCACCCTGGCCGTGATGGTGGGCGCCGAGCCCGCGCTGTTCGAGGCGCTGCGCCCGCTGATCGCCACCTTCGCCTCGGGCATCGCCCTGTGCGGCCGCGTGGGCTGCGGCCAGGTGCTCAAGATCCTCAACAACATGGTGCTGTTCGAGACCGTCGTCGCCTTCAGCGAGGCCAAGGCGATTGCAGAGAAGGCCGGCGTCGATCCCGCCGTGCTGTTCGACACCCTGTCCAAGGGCTCGGCTGACAGCTTTGCGCTGCGCAACCACGGCATGAAGGCCGTGCTGCCCGGCGAGTTCCCCGAGCGCGCCTTCTCGGTGCGCTACGCACGCAAGGACCTGCAATACGCCTTGCAGCTCGCCCGCGAGGCCGGCGTGGACGCACGCGGCGCCGCCGTGGTCGATGCCTGGTTCGCCCAGGCCCTGGACAGCGGCCTGGGCGAGCAATACCACCCGGTGATCAGCCGCCTGATCGCCGGCCATCACTGACCGCGCCGGGCCGGCGCAAAGACGACAAGAACCCCGAGGAGACAGACATGCCCCATCCCACCCGCCGCCGCGCACTGCGCTGCGGCCTGGCCGCCGCATTGGCGCCTGCATTGCAGCCGGCCCTGGTCCAAGCCCAGGACCGCACACAGGACCGCGCCGCCAGCTTCCCCACGGACAACGTGCGCATGGTCGTGCCCTACGCGGCCGGCGGCGCCACCGACATCGTGGCCCGCGCCGTGGCCGAGCGGCTGCACGCCCGCTGGAGCAAACCCGTGGTCATAGACAACCGCCCCGGCGCCGGCACCACGCTGGCCGCGGCCCAGGTGGCGCGCGGCCCGGGCGACGGGCACCTGCTGTACATGACCACCTCGGCCCACACCATCAGCGCCACCCTCTACAAGAAGCTGGACTACGACCCGCTCAAGGATTTTGCGGCGCTGAGCCTGATCGCCAAGGTGCCCCTGGTGCTGGTGGTGCGCCCGGACCTGGGCGTCGGCGACCTGGCCGGCTTCATCCGCCATGCGCAGGCCCAACCGGACAAGGCCAGCTTTGCCTCGCCCGGCAATGGCACGGCCCAGCACCTGGCCGGCGAGATGTTCAACACGGCCACGCGGTCACGCCTGGTCCATGTGCCCTACAAGGGCGATGCCCCGGCCATCACCGACCTCATGGGCGGCTCGGTGGACGCCATGTTCGCCACCCTCACCGTGGTGCTGCCGCATATCGCCTCGGGCCGGCTCAAGGCCATCGCCCTGGCCAACGGCCGCCGCGTGGAGAAGGTGCCCGCCATTCCCACCTTTGCCGAATCGGGACTGGCCGGGTTCGAGGCCGCCACCTGGTTCGGCGTGCTGGCCCCCGCCGCCCTGGCACCGCCACTGCGCGAGCGCATCAGCCGCGACATCCGTGCCGTGGTGGACCAAGCCGAACTGCGCGCCCGCCTGATCGACCTGGGCGGCGAGGTGGTCTCCAGCACGCCGGCCGATTTCGAGTCCTTCATGCAGGCCGAGACGCGCAAGTGGCAGGACATCGCCAGGCAGTCGGGCGCAGCCATCGGCTGAGGCATCACCCGAAAGGCATCTTGTCCGCCCGGCACTTGGCGGCCCCGGTGCCCCCGGTGGCAGCGGGCAAGGCTGGCACATCCACCGCCAGCACCGTCCCCCGGCACTCCCCGAACCCGATGCGCGCGGCGCCCGGCTTCTCGCACCAGCCGCGCAGCACCACCGTGTCGCCATCGTGCAGAAAGCCGCGCTGCTCGCCACCGCCGATATCCACGGGGCTTTGCGCACCGCGCGCCAGCTCGATCATGGCGCCCGCCTCGCCGGGACCGGGGCCCGAGATGGTGCCGCTGCCGATCAGGTCGCCCGGCTGCAGGTTGCAGCCGCCGGCCGTGTGGTGGGCCACCATCTGGGCCATGCTCCAGTACTGGTGGCGAAAACTGGTGCCCGACAGCCGCGCCGGCCCCCGCCCCTGCGCGCGTGCCTGCTCGCTGTGCAGCCAGACTTCCAGCTGGATGTCGAGGGCGCCGGTTGCACGGTTGCCCGGGGACTCCAGGTAGGGCAGCGGCTGCGGATCGCCGCTCGGTCGGGTCCAGGCCGTGCGAAAAGGCGCCAGGGCATCGAGCGTCACGATCCAGGGCGACACGGTGGTGGCGAAATTCTTGGCGTGGAAGGGCCCGAGCGGGGCCATTTCCCACACCTGGATGTCGCGCGCCGACCAGTCGTTGAGCAGGCTGACGCCGAACACATGCGCCTCGGCGCGCTCCAGGGCAATGGGGCGGCCCTGGGCATTGCCCGGCCCTATCCAGAAACCCAGTTCCAGCTCGTAGTCCATGCGCGCGCATGGCTGGAACACCGGCGTGGCGGCGCCCTGCGGCAGGTACTGGCCCATG
It encodes:
- a CDS encoding NAD(P)-dependent oxidoreductase, translated to MHSDNKHPIGFIGLGVMGEPICRNLAQKSGAPVIAFDLDPAPLQRLAADGVQAAASAAEVMARAATIFLSLPSGEVVARLCREPGGLLESARAGQTLVDLSTSPVDTTRALALEFQARGVQFADAPVARTRAAAEAGTLAVMVGAEPALFEALRPLIATFASGIALCGRVGCGQVLKILNNMVLFETVVAFSEAKAIAEKAGVDPAVLFDTLSKGSADSFALRNHGMKAVLPGEFPERAFSVRYARKDLQYALQLAREAGVDARGAAVVDAWFAQALDSGLGEQYHPVISRLIAGHH
- a CDS encoding tripartite tricarboxylate transporter substrate binding protein, whose amino-acid sequence is MPHPTRRRALRCGLAAALAPALQPALVQAQDRTQDRAASFPTDNVRMVVPYAAGGATDIVARAVAERLHARWSKPVVIDNRPGAGTTLAAAQVARGPGDGHLLYMTTSAHTISATLYKKLDYDPLKDFAALSLIAKVPLVLVVRPDLGVGDLAGFIRHAQAQPDKASFASPGNGTAQHLAGEMFNTATRSRLVHVPYKGDAPAITDLMGGSVDAMFATLTVVLPHIASGRLKAIALANGRRVEKVPAIPTFAESGLAGFEAATWFGVLAPAALAPPLRERISRDIRAVVDQAELRARLIDLGGEVVSSTPADFESFMQAETRKWQDIARQSGAAIG
- the fahA gene encoding fumarylacetoacetase; translation: MTALDHTHDAGARSWLASAQAAGTDFPLQNLPFAVLRPQGSGQAFRGGVAIGDQVLDLAALAAAGVLDGPARQALGAAAQPALNDFLALGPQAWRGLRHALFALLHADAPAAQADAARACLLPLADVEYALPARIGDFTDFYTSLDHALNCMRIMYPEADVLPNFRWLPQAYHGRVSSIGVSGQRFHRPMGQYLPQGAATPVFQPCARMDYELELGFWIGPGNAQGRPIALERAEAHVFGVSLLNDWSARDIQVWEMAPLGPFHAKNFATTVSPWIVTLDALAPFRTAWTRPSGDPQPLPYLESPGNRATGALDIQLEVWLHSEQARAQGRGPARLSGTSFRHQYWSMAQMVAHHTAGGCNLQPGDLIGSGTISGPGPGEAGAMIELARGAQSPVDIGGGEQRGFLHDGDTVVLRGWCEKPGAARIGFGECRGTVLAVDVPALPAATGGTGAAKCRADKMPFG